The Streptomyces cathayae DNA segment GCGCGGCTGCTCGCCGAGGACCCCGAGGCGGTCACCGAGGCGCACCTCGCCTACTTCGAGGCGGGTGCGGACGTGGCGATCACCGCCAGTTACCAGGCCACCTTCGAGGGCTTCGCCCGGCGCGGGATCGGACGGGAGGAGGCGGCCGACCTGCTCGCGCTGAGCGTCGGGTGCGCCCGCGAGGCGGCCCGCAGGGCCCGGACGCCCCGCCGCCCCCTCTGGGTGGCGGCCTCCGTCGGCCCGTACGGCGCGATGCTCGCCGACGGGTCCGAGTACCGGGGACGGTACGGGCTCACCGTGTCCGAGCTGGAGCGCTTCCACCGTCCCCGCATGGAGGTCCTGGCCGCCGCCGGCCCCGACGCGCTCGCCCTGGAGACGGTCCCGGACACCGACGAGGCGAAGGCCCTGCTCCGGGCGGTGCGCGGGCTCGGCCTCCCGGCCTGGCTGTCGTACTCGGCGGCCGGCGACCGCACCCGCGCGGGTCAGCCCCTGGCGGACGCCTTCGCGCTCGCCGCGCGGGTGGACGAGGTGATCGCCGTCGGCGTCAACTGCTGCACCCCCGAGGACGCCGACCACGCCGTCGCCCTCGCGGCCCACGTCACCGGCAAACCCGTCGTCGTCTACCCCAACAGCGGCGAGACCTGGGACGCCGGGGCCCGGGCATGGACCGGCCGGCCGACCTTCACGGCCGAACAGGTCACGGGCTGGCGGGAGTCCGGGGCACGGCTGATCGGCGGATGCTGCCGGGTGGGACCGGAGACGATCGCGGCGATCGCGGGGGCGCTACGGGCCCCCTAGCGAACTCGCACCACACCATCTTGCCCGGACTCCGCTCCCCCACGCCCCACTTGTCGGCCGGCTCGCCCACCAGCACCAACCCACGCCCGCCCTCCCGCGGTTCCCGTGCCCCCGTCTCCGGTACGGCCGGCACACCGCCCCCGCTGTCGTGCACCTCGACCCGTACGCCACCGTCGCCGTACGGCAGCATCCGCGACTCCAAGACCCCCGAGGCCCCCACCTCACCGTCACCCCGAAGACCTGGGCCGCGTTCCTGTCCGGAGGAGAGCTGACCAGCGCCGTGTCGGTGTCTTGAGGGGGCACACGGTGACCAGGACACGGCGAACAGCGCCGGACGGGCTACGCCGGGACAAGGACGATGGGCCATTCCGCTGCGCGTGCCCGGTACCCGTACCGGTCCCGCAGCCCCGCCACGATCGCCGGGACATGGCCGGCCCCGTAGACGATGGCCACCCGAATCGGTTCGTCACCGCGCTCCACGTGGATCTCGCCGAGCGCGTCGAGCAACCGCTGGTCGCGCCGATCGGTCATCGCGTGCTCCACAGGACCGCCGGCCATCATCTCCGCCCGCAGCGTCGACGGCAGATCCTCGACCACCAGGTCCTCATCGAGGAAGGCGCGCGGACCGCGCAGCGCGAGCACCAGGCCCATCACGGGAGTCGTGGCCACGAGCAGCAGGTACGTCCACCGCGGTAACGTCTTCAGATCCGCGATCGCCTCCGCCGCGGTCACATCCGGGTTGATGTCCGGCACGCCCTCGGGAAGCAGTAGCGCCTCGCGCTGCTTCTGCAGGCCGTTGCGCCGCCGGCGTGGGGCGAACCGGTGAGCGAGCGTGAGGGCACTCACTCCGACCGACTTCCCTCGGACCCCCTCGACGACTATGAGGTCGCGTTCCCTGAGCCTGAGGCGAACCTGGGAGCAGAACGTCGGCGAAGCCACATGCGGCATCGGGAAGATCACGAACTCGAGTGGCGTTCCCGTCCGCTTCATGGTGATCACAGCAGATCGGACGGCGTAACCGGTCACCTCGATGATCTGCATGATCCCTCCGCGGAACTCGCCCGGTTCCCCTTCCCTTCCCCGTACCAGGACATGAGGCCGCCCGGAGCTGCGGTTCCCCGGACGTGGCACACCTTCCCGAAAGCGTGAGCACTTTGACCGCCGCTGCCCTGATGCCGCTCAGATGAGCGGCATCAGGACACTTGCCTGCCGACTGTTCACGCTTTTCCGTATGGCACCCGTCCCCGCCCCACAGCGTCGGGACCGCGAAGCCCCTTCCCACAAGTACGGTGAGGACATGCCGACTTCGCGCTTCTTGACCCCACCCTCGAGAGGTCGTCCCGTCGCGCAGGTCCCCTGCCTGCGCCGGGCGGAGGCGCGAGGGGCAGGATCGGCACCATGCCCACCATGGTTGTCGAGATCCACGTACCGCTGCTGCCGACTCCGAACCTGCCGGAAGGCACCTACCCGTTTCCGTGGATCGAGGAGATCGAGGACTTCCTGTGCGACCTCGAAGAGCAAGGTGACGTAGAGGTCTTCGACGACGGGGAGGAGCACGAGGACGCCTACGTCTTCTTCGTCACCGGAGCCGGTGAAGAGGAACTGCTGGCGGCGGCGTCCCAGGTGGCCACGCTGCCCGCAGTCCCCGCGGGCACTTTCGCGGTGGTCAGTGACGACGAGGCCGAGGAGTTCGGCCTGGGGCGCCACATAGCGCTTCCGCTGCCCGCAGTCTGACACTCAGTGACGTTTTCTCAGCGGAATGACGTTCGCGGAGCGGGCCGAGCGGGGCGTCAAAGGCTGGACCGCGCCCGTAGGGGACTTCGTTGCGTTCGTGGCGGGCCCCGGAGGCACCGAATGCCGACCGGGGTCCGAGGCTTTACGCGGGCGCGCCTGCGTGATCAGCTGTGGCCTGTCATGGACAGGCAGCCTTGGGAAGGCTGCGGGGGGAAGGGAACAGCGCCCGCATGCGCAGCGCCACAGAGGAAGTGACTCGGCCGTGCCCTCGGTGCGGGGCCTAGATCCGTGAGAACAGCCGGTTCGTCACCTGGTGCGCCGCATGTGACTGGAACTTGACATCCTCCCCCTCCTCAAAGGAGGGGGATTCCGACCCGGGTGGGTCGAGGTTCACGGGCGCTCGAGCGGCCGGTGGCCGCTGTCACCCCTCCGGCACCGGCTGTGCGCCGGGGGCGGGGGATCCCGCCCTGTCCTGCCGCGACGTTGACTGCTGCGTTCTCATCCGCGTTACAGCCGAACCCGCAGGACACGCAGACGAACTCGGCTTGGCTCTTGCGCGAGTCCTTCTCGATCCAGCCGCAGGCACTGCACCGCAGAGAGGTGTAGGGGGCGGGCACGTCCTCGACCCGGCCCGGGGCCTTCTCCCCGGTCCGGCGGCGCAGCAGGCCCCAGCCCTGGGCCAGGATGCTCCGGTTCAGCCCGGCCTTCTGCCGCACCCGCCTGCCGGGCTGTGCGACGGTCCCCCTCGCCGAGCGGGTCATGGTGGTGATGTTCAGCTTCTCGAACCGGACCAGGCGGCAGGTGCGGGCGAGCATGGTCGAGGTCTTCTCGCACCAGTCCTTGCGCCTGTCCGCCTCCCGCGCCTTGATCCTGGCCACCTTCGCGTACTCCTCCCGCTTGCGGTCGCTGCCCCTGGGGGCGCGGGCCGCCCGGCGCTGGTGCTTGCGGACCCGGGCCCGCTCCCGGGTGGTGAGCTGCGGGCAGTTCAGCCTCCGCCCGTCGGACAGGGCAGCGGTGATCTTGATGCCCCGGTCGATGCCGATGACCTCCCCCGTGCCGGGCGCATCGACGGGGTCGGGGACGACGGCGAAGGCGATGTGCCACCGGCCGTTACGGAAGGTGACCCGGAAGGTCTTCGCCACCGGCAGACCGGCGCGGGTGAGCCGGAAGCGCACCCAGCCGCAGCCGGGCACCTTCACCCGCGCCCACCGCCGGTTGAGTCTCTGCACCACCACCGAGCGGCCCATCACCTGCCGGTCTTGGTGTTCAGCTTCGGGGTGCCGTCCGGATGGGACTCCGGAACCCGGTCGGTGCCGATCACCCGGAAGCCCTCATGCACATGCTTCCTGCGCCAGGTCGGCTCACCGAACCCGGAAGCGAACCGGGCGGCTTTGGCCCTGGCGAAGTCCTGCAGCGCCTGCTGCTGCACGTCCGCGTTCCCGGCCCGCAGCCAGGCGCTCTCCCGCCGGGCCTCGGTGAGCTGACGGCACTGCTCGGCGAACCCGGGCGCGGACCTGCGCCCCGGTTTCCGGTGCGCGTGCTGCTCGACGGCCAGATTCCACACGTACCGGGCGTGCGCACAGTGCAGCAGCATCCGCTGCTCCTGCGCGGCCGTGGGGTACATCCGGAACCGTGACATGCCGCCAACCTAGCCCCGCCGCCTGCCCATCTCTTCACATCCCACCAGGCTCACCCGAACGAGCGACCGACCCCACCACCCCCGCTCCCAGCCACGCACCATCACGCCCTCCCGTGACCAAGCCCGCCACCATCCTCCTTCGGGACGCCGCATCGCCCCGAAGGCGATACGGTTCCTGGCCCGCTCCTCGGGACCGGGCATGCACCCCGGCCCTGAAGGACCGGGCACCCCGCCCGGCAAGAGAGGTGGATCCGGCAAAGCCCGAGGAGGAGCAGGGACGGCTGGAGAGGGCACGGCGCGCCCTGGCTCGTCGGCACGGCGAGAAGCTGCTCGCCGAGGTGACCGCCAGCGGGATGCTGAGTCCAAGGCGGGATGCCTCCGCGCTCTTCGCCCATCAGCGGCAGCCTGGAGTGCAACGGCGGCAACCCGGCGCAGGTGCAGAGCCGGATCGACACCTACCAGCACTTCACCCGACTCCTCGGCGTCGAACCCGGCGACGACCTCAGCTGCTGAGCCCGCCCGCTCCGCCGGGCGCCGCGCGGCGAGTGAAAGCGCTCCGGTCACGGACAGGAAGGGCAGGGGCCCGCCCTCCTGCCCGTGACCGGAGAAAACAGCAAGGGCAGTCCGTGTCGACGGTCAGGCTTTCCCCTGAACATGGTGGTCGCGAAAGGGATTCGGGCACCCATGGCACGGTCTGGTCACCGGCCGTGCAGCCAGACCCGCAGCGGGCCGACCGGCTCGAAGCCATGGCGGACGGCTGCCGACAGATCGTCGCCCTGCTCGTAGCCGACCACCGGCAGGGTGGGGAACAGCCGGTTCACCGCGTCCAGTACGACCGGCCAGGCCGCGTCAGGACCGCCGTCCAGCGCGAAGACGTTGGAGATTCCGACCACGTGGTCGCTGCGGCCGGCCACCGCGCCGGCGACCACTCGGCCATCGGTGGACTGTCCGGCGAGCACGAAGGTGGCGGGGTCGTCGAGCAGTTCGGGCCGGAAGAGGTCCGCGCTGCCGTCCCCGTCGTCCCAGGCGAGAGCCCAGGCGCGCAGTGTGCCCGGGTCGCCCGCCACGGCCCAGTCGAGGTCCGGCGCGGGGGCGGGCGCACGCGCCGGGCGGTGGATCCACTGCGCCTCGAACAGCACCCGGAAGCCGGCTTCCGTCAGGTCGAGGTCGGCGAAGCTGTCCTTGACGGAGGCGCCGGGTGCGGTGGTGTCGATCCGGGCCGCCAGCGCGGCCGGATCGGCGCCCGGCACCAGCGTCACCGCGTCGGGATAGTAGAGCGGCGTACGAGACGGAGCGGCCCACGCCTGTGCCCCGAACTCTCCCGCCGAGCCGTGCGATCGGCTCATCGCCGCGCACCACTCGGCGTTGTTGCGGGCGGCGGCCCGGACCAGGAGGTGCTGCGCAGTCGTCACGAGTACGGATCATGACGGCTCAGCCCCGGTCGGTCGAACGGTTTTCCGCCCACTACGAGAAGAACCAGCGTCCTCACCCGGACGATCGACGCCACGGGCCATCTCCCGGAAAATGCTCGGAAAATGACGGCAGCTTCGCGTCGGAGTGCCGTGCCGGCGGCTCACAGCAGGACGACGCACCCGCGTTCCTCGAGGTCCGTCAGCACGCGGCGGGGGAGCGTGCAGGTGTTCCACCGAAGGTCCAGCTTCTCCAGGGCGGGCATCCGCACCACCCAGTCCGGGATCCGGACGATGTGGTTGCCGCGGAGGTCGAGTTGCCGCAGCAGGGGAAGGCCGACCAGGAACTCGGGCAGTTCGGTGAGGTCGTTCTCCCGCAGGTCCAGGTGCCGTAGTTCCTGCAGATCAGCCATCGTGGAGGGCAGAGTTCTGAGTCCGTTCCCCCGCAGCCAGAGCTCGCGCAACCTGTGGAGGTGGCCGATGCTGCCGGGCAATCCGGTCAGCCGGGCGTGCTGGGCTCGCAGCTCGATCAGTTCCGTCATCCGGCCGACGGTTTCGGGCAAGGCGGTGAGAGGGTTCTCGCCGACGTTGAGGTAGCGCAGCCGTGTCAGGTTGCCCAGTGTGTCCGGGAGTCGGGACACGTCGTTGTCGTGCAGGTAGAGGAAGCCGCTGAGTCGGGCCAGGTCGCCCAGAGCGTCGGGAAGCGACGTGAGCTTGTTGTGGCCGAGGTCCAAAGTGGTCAGACGGTCCAGTCGCCCGATCTTCGGTGAGAGGGCCGTGAGGCCGTTGTCCGCCAGGATCAGCACGCGAAGCTCGGTGCGCTGCCATACCGACTCGGGCACCTCCCCGAGCTGTCGGCGCCAGAGATCGAGAGTGGGCTGCACGGCCTCGTCCTTTCCGTCGACGGTCCGGACCGGGATTCTCCCCGAACTTGGACCGGGTGGTGGCGAGCCGGGTGGGAGCCGCGGGCGTCGACGGGGCGGGACGGGTTCGTGGACGGCCGGGGTGCGGCGTGGTCCCGGCCGCACCGGGCCGTCGGCTTCTGCTCGAACACCGGACTCTCACATGCCGCGGTCAGGGCTTTCCCGGCCGGACGCGGAAGCCGTCTCGTCCGTCGGCATGCCGTCGAGGGGGATCGGACCGGGGCGGAAGAGGCCGCTGCCCGGACCGGACGCGTCCTCACCGGCCGGATACCGGTGGAACCACTCGGCGAACGGCATTCGGTACTCGTAGTACAGCGCCGCTTCACCATCGCAGGTGAACAACTGCGTACTCGCCGATGGGTTTCTTTTGGCCTTCGGGCAGCCGAACACCCGGCTACCTTTCCGAGTCGTTCCGCGCCTCAGCGGAAGCGGGACCATTCCCGGTCTTCCCGGGCATGCGGGGCACGGATTCGATGAAGTCGCACGGAATCGACATTCTCGGAAATCATTTCGAACGATTCGCGGGCCTCACGGTCCGGCCGGAGCGTGCCCGTCGGGGCTCCTCGAGGAGCTGCGACGCCGTCATCAGGGAGAGACCGACCAGAATGAGCGGCATGTTGCCCCCGAAAGGCATCCGGCGGGTGGCCGCGAGCCCTCCGGCCAGCAGGAGCGCACCGGCACCCCACAATCCGGGACGGCTCACACCGCCCTGGAACCAGGGCAGTACGATCCGGCCGGTCACCAGCGCCACCGCCCCCGCCGCCCCGAGCACCAGCGCCATCACCGAACCGACCACCAGAAAGAACGTGGACACGGGCCCCCCTTGATCACTTCCACGATGATCATCTCAGAAGTCCGGGGCGGGGCCGTGTTGAAGGATTTGCCCTCCCTGGCCGCCCGGCCGCCCGGCCCTTTGACCTTGCCCGGCGTCCGGCTTCTCGGGAGGAGATAATGCGTGTGCCCTGGAAGGCGGTAACAGCGCCTTCCAGGGCACAGCTCAGATGCAGGACCGGCTACACGGCGGCCTTGCGGCAGGCGGTGTCGGCGATCGCCGGCGGGACCGAGGACACGTTCATCAGCAGCACGCGGCACAGCAGCTGGTCGGCGGGCAGACCGGAACCGCCGACGGTGCACGCGAGGTTGGTGTCGGTGCTGGAGTAGCCCTTCGAGGCCAGGTACGACGTGCAGTCGCTCGGCGTCGCGCTGGCGGACGGCGCGGCCACCACGAAAGCGCCGGCGGCGGCCATGGTGGCCACCGCCACGCCGGCGATGCGGGTCTTGAGGGTACGCTTCATCGGTCCTCCTGATGGACGTGAAGGCTCACCCGGATGGGATCCACCCGGAACACCATGAGATTAAGAGCGTAAAAGCCGATTTGCTGCCGGCATGCGTTTAAACGTTCCGCCCATGAGCGGCGCGTTGGCCACTGGGCCCGCTTTATGCACCTGCTCCCACTGGGACCTGTGACGCAAAGGAGGAGGGTGCCCCATGCCGGAACTTGCGGACAGATCACACATCCCCTTCTCCGCGGTTCAAAAGAGGACATGAATTGATCGGGGGCGGTCGCGCCCGCTCGCTCACATTGGCCGAAAACCCGCCGGTCTTTGCGCTGAACCGGAATCCGGTTCCCCTATTCACTGCCAGGCGCATAAAACATCCGCCCGGCGCTCATGTAAAGCATCTCCCACGAAGAATCACTCCCGGAGTATGCGCGGGGGCGCACCCGCAACCGCGCACGCCGGGGATCACACGCACCGCCTGCTCCGCCATGCCGGGTGCTCCGCGGGCGACGCGGCGGTACGACCGCCGCTTCACCTCGACAGCGCTGCCCCCTGCCGGAGCGCGGGTCAGAGGAACCCGGTTCGGGGGGCCGTGACCTCGATGGTGTCCTTCACCAGGGCGAGCGCGGCACCCAGAGGGCTCGAGCGTCCCCCGCTGACGATCACGTCGCCGGCGTCGGGGCAGCCGAACACCACGGCCTTCTCCGGTCCGACGAGCGCGTGCAGGGGGTCACCGGGCTCCGTCTCCTCCAGGCGGACGCGGACCAGGTGGGGCGTGTCCACGGAGGCGCTTGCCACGGCGCGCAGGCGGCGTGCCCGGGAGGCCGCGGCCGGCGCTGTCCGGGAGGTGCCCTCGTCCACCGGCTCCGCCCGCACCCGCACGGACGCCGGGTCCCACCCCCAGGCCAACGCTGCCAGCAGCCGCACCTTCGTGGCGGCGTCCTCACCGGACAGGTCGGACGAGGGGTCCGCTTCCGCGATTCCGCGGCGCTGAGCCTCCCGAACCGCCTCGTCCAGCGAGTCGCCCGCGGCGAGACGGTCGAGGACGAACGTGGCGGTGCCGTTCGGGCAGGCCCGGATCGTCGTGCAGCCCAGGCCCCGCAACGAGGTCCTGGACAGGTCCCCCGCCGGCAGAGCGGCTCCCGTCGCCCCGGAGATCCTGATCATGACGGCCGCCGCGCGGGCCGCTTCGTCGAGGTCCCGCCAGTGGCTGAGCAGGTGGCTCTTGGTGGCCGTGACCACATGCACCCCTCTGCGCAGGGCGATCATGGCCTCTTCCGCGGCGTGCAGGCGGAGTCGGGGGGAGGACGGGATCGCCTGGACGAACACGCCGGCAGCGGTCCGGTCGAGTGTCTCCTCCAGCGGGGCCGGCGGGCCCCACGCCGAGCGGGGCGGTACGGGTTCGCCCTCGCGGAGCCGGCACTGCCCGGAACTCGCCCGGACGGCAGCGACGTTCACCCGTACGCCGTGCCGGTGGGCAAGCTCGTCCCGCTGCCGGGCCAGGTACTCGACGTAGGCCCGGCCGACCGGACCGTATCCGGAGAGCACCACATCGGCCCGGCTCACTTCACGCATGGTTCCCTGCCCTCTTCGGTACATCGGTACATCGGTGCGTCGTGCGGGAGGTCGAGGCCCGTCCGTCGGAATCACGCACCTCAGTGTCGTCGGAGCACACCGCTGCGGCGCAGGCGGCCGATGACCGGGCGCAGTTCCGGTGCGGTGGCGGGTGACGGCTCCTCGGTGGTGTCCTCCGTGGTGTTCTCGCCGGCGTCGTCGGTGGCCGTGGTCCACAGGGCGAGTTCACGGTCGCGGGGCCCGTGTGCCGTGTACGGTGCGCCGGCGCCGAACATCCGCACCGGGTGTCCGGCGTCCCAGCGCTCCCATCCCGGCTCCCCGTCGGAGACGAAGCGCACCCAGGCGCCGTGCATCGCGTCGGACAGGGCCCGGGGTGCGCCCTCGCCCGCGAGTTTGCGCGCGTCGGGCTCGTCGCCGCTGTCGAAGACGAAACCGAGTTCCAGGGCGTGGCAGGCGCCCATGCCGGGGCGGTTGGAGGGCCAGGCGAACTCGTAGACGTACGAGGGGGCTTCGCGGCCGTCGGCCAGTCGGTGGAGGGGGATGCGCAGGAGGTGGTCGGTGACCAGCTGGCCGACGATCTCGGCGGTGCCGGCGTCCGGGCGCAGGGCGCGGTAGCCGCGCGGGACCTCGCTGCCGCAGTGGCAGCGGGCCATCGCCCCGGCCAGGGCGACCGCGCCGAGCCGGTCGACGCGTTCCAGGAGTCCGCCCGGTACCAGCCACAGCCGGTACTCGTCAGTGGTCCATCCGGTGAGCAGGTCGACGCCGGGGGCCGCGCCGCCGTCGGTGAGTGCCTCCAGGGGGTCGCGCGGGACGAGGTCGTCGTCGACGACGATGCCGAAGGCGGGCCCGCCGAGCACCGGGCTGCTGAGGCGCCCCACCTCGGCCTGGGTGCGCAGCAGCAGCTCGCGGTCGACGGCGGCGAAGGCCTCGGCGGTCGCGGGGACCTTCAGCCGGTTCGCCATGCGGCGCACCACCCGCCGCACCTTGGCCCGGTCGGACACCTCGGGCGGTCCGCTCTGCAGGATGGCCCGCCGGACCAGGCCCTGGGCCTGCGGGGCGGCGATCAGCGCGCCGGTGCTGATCGCCCCGGCGGACTGGCCGCCCAGGGTGATGCGGTCGGGGTCGCCGCCGAAGGCCGTGACCGACTCGTGGACCCAGCGCAGGGCGGCGAGCTGGTCGCGCAGGCCCGGGTTGGCGGGGGCGTCCGGGAAGAGGCCGTAGCCCTCGACGCCGAGCCGGTAGTTGACCGACACGAACACCACGCCGTCACGGGCGAAGGTCCGCCCGTCGTACACCGGTACCGCCGAGGAACCCCTGGTCAGGGCCCCGCCGTGCAGCCACACCAGCACCGGCAGCCGGGCCGTCGGGGACGGGTCGGGAGTCCAGACGTTCAGGTTGAGGCAGTCGTCGCCGGGGACGGACGGATCGGC contains these protein-coding regions:
- the mmuM gene encoding homocysteine S-methyltransferase; the encoded protein is MSTAPVPTLTDALAGGTVVLDGGMSNQLATAGHDLSDALWSARLLAEDPEAVTEAHLAYFEAGADVAITASYQATFEGFARRGIGREEAADLLALSVGCAREAARRARTPRRPLWVAASVGPYGAMLADGSEYRGRYGLTVSELERFHRPRMEVLAAAGPDALALETVPDTDEAKALLRAVRGLGLPAWLSYSAAGDRTRAGQPLADAFALAARVDEVIAVGVNCCTPEDADHAVALAAHVTGKPVVVYPNSGETWDAGARAWTGRPTFTAEQVTGWRESGARLIGGCCRVGPETIAAIAGALRAP
- a CDS encoding RNA-guided endonuclease InsQ/TnpB family protein, which produces MVVQRLNRRWARVKVPGCGWVRFRLTRAGLPVAKTFRVTFRNGRWHIAFAVVPDPVDAPGTGEVIGIDRGIKITAALSDGRRLNCPQLTTRERARVRKHQRRAARAPRGSDRKREEYAKVARIKAREADRRKDWCEKTSTMLARTCRLVRFEKLNITTMTRSARGTVAQPGRRVRQKAGLNRSILAQGWGLLRRRTGEKAPGRVEDVPAPYTSLRCSACGWIEKDSRKSQAEFVCVSCGFGCNADENAAVNVAAGQGGIPRPRRTAGAGGVTAATGRSSAREPRPTRVGIPLL
- a CDS encoding helix-turn-helix domain-containing protein is translated as MSRFRMYPTAAQEQRMLLHCAHARYVWNLAVEQHAHRKPGRRSAPGFAEQCRQLTEARRESAWLRAGNADVQQQALQDFARAKAARFASGFGEPTWRRKHVHEGFRVIGTDRVPESHPDGTPKLNTKTGR
- a CDS encoding leucine-rich repeat domain-containing protein gives rise to the protein MQPTLDLWRRQLGEVPESVWQRTELRVLILADNGLTALSPKIGRLDRLTTLDLGHNKLTSLPDALGDLARLSGFLYLHDNDVSRLPDTLGNLTRLRYLNVGENPLTALPETVGRMTELIELRAQHARLTGLPGSIGHLHRLRELWLRGNGLRTLPSTMADLQELRHLDLRENDLTELPEFLVGLPLLRQLDLRGNHIVRIPDWVVRMPALEKLDLRWNTCTLPRRVLTDLEERGCVVLL
- a CDS encoding homoserine dehydrogenase is translated as MREVSRADVVLSGYGPVGRAYVEYLARQRDELAHRHGVRVNVAAVRASSGQCRLREGEPVPPRSAWGPPAPLEETLDRTAAGVFVQAIPSSPRLRLHAAEEAMIALRRGVHVVTATKSHLLSHWRDLDEAARAAAVMIRISGATGAALPAGDLSRTSLRGLGCTTIRACPNGTATFVLDRLAAGDSLDEAVREAQRRGIAEADPSSDLSGEDAATKVRLLAALAWGWDPASVRVRAEPVDEGTSRTAPAAASRARRLRAVASASVDTPHLVRVRLEETEPGDPLHALVGPEKAVVFGCPDAGDVIVSGGRSSPLGAALALVKDTIEVTAPRTGFL
- a CDS encoding carboxylesterase/lipase family protein codes for the protein MLPVVRTPYGAVRGRREDGTAVFRGIPYAAPPFGPRRFRPPVPPDPWDGVRDVDAFGPTAPKPPYSEAFARCLADPSVPGDDCLNLNVWTPDPSPTARLPVLVWLHGGALTRGSSAVPVYDGRTFARDGVVFVSVNYRLGVEGYGLFPDAPANPGLRDQLAALRWVHESVTAFGGDPDRITLGGQSAGAISTGALIAAPQAQGLVRRAILQSGPPEVSDRAKVRRVVRRMANRLKVPATAEAFAAVDRELLLRTQAEVGRLSSPVLGGPAFGIVVDDDLVPRDPLEALTDGGAAPGVDLLTGWTTDEYRLWLVPGGLLERVDRLGAVALAGAMARCHCGSEVPRGYRALRPDAGTAEIVGQLVTDHLLRIPLHRLADGREAPSYVYEFAWPSNRPGMGACHALELGFVFDSGDEPDARKLAGEGAPRALSDAMHGAWVRFVSDGEPGWERWDAGHPVRMFGAGAPYTAHGPRDRELALWTTATDDAGENTTEDTTEEPSPATAPELRPVIGRLRRSGVLRRH